ACGGCCACCGACCCCAGCGCATCGTTGAGCACTTCCAGGAACGCGGCCTTCATGTTGAAGTTGTGGTTCCGGCCCGAGGCCAGAACAATGAGCCCCACGGCGTTGCCGGCAAGGCCGATGACGCCGAACCACAACATCGTTCCGCCTCCGATTTCGGGTGGCTCGATGAGGCGGCGGATGCCCTCAACGATGACAAACCCGCCGACGCCCAGCAGCAAGGCAGCCTGCCCGGCCGCGGCGATGATTTCTGCGCGCTTGTACCCCCAGGTCCGTTTGGCCGTGGCCGGCTTCAGTGCCAGCGAGGCGGCGATCAGGGCGATGAGCAGCCCGGTCGAGTCGGTGAACATGTGGCCCGCGTCGGCCAGGAGCGCCAGGCTGCCGGTGAGGACCGAGCCGATGATCTCCGCGATCATCACGGTGAACGTGATGACGAAGACGAGAATGAGTTTGCTGCGGTTACCCGCGGCGGCCGCGCCATGGTCGTGATCGTGCCCGCTCATGGGCCTACCTTCGTCATGCGTTCCTGGCCGGTCAGCGGGGACGGCTTGTCCTGGGGACAATCGGGCTCGGCACAGCTGCAGATCGGGTCGACGGTCAGGATTGTGCCGAGCAGGTCATCCAGGGCGTGCACCAGTCGCGGGTCCGAGAGTCGGTATTGGACCCGTCGTCCTGCGGGGTCCCCGGCCACCAACCCGCAGTCGCGCAGACAGGCCAGGTGGTTGGAGAGGATCTGGCGGCTGACTCCGATCCGGTCGGCAAGTTCCGAGGGGCACGCCGGGCCGGATTTGAGTTCGAGCAGGATGGCTGCCCGGGTCGGGTCGGCCAGTGCCTTGCCGAAGCGTGCCAGAACATCGGGCGTGGACAGTATGCGCATTTCCCGGATAATACAGTGATTTCTGGATTCGGAGCATTTCGTGTTCTGTCCGGCTGGCAGTTGGGTGCCGGGGCGGAGGGGTCGCAGTGCGCTAGTTGGCCCGGTCATGGGTCCGGTCCGTTGCGGTGCTGCGTTCCTCGAGGCGGGCGAGCATGGCGTTGTAGGCGGTGAGGTCGGCGTCGTTGTTCCGGGCTGCGGCACGGTCGGTGCGCCGGGTTTCGCGGGCATCGGACCGTGACCACATGACCGCCACGCCGAGGGCAATCAGCACGGTGGGGATCTCGCCGATACCCCAAGTGATCGCACCGGCCATCTGCTGATCCTCCAGCGCCGGCAGCCCCCAGTCCCGCCCCAGACCGGTGAACCAGTCCGACTGGATCAGGGTGGTTGAGCCCATCAGGGTCACGCCGAAGAAGGCGTGGAAAGCCATGGTGGCCAGTAGCAGCAGCAGCCGCAGCGGGTAGGGCGCACGGCGCGGAACAGGGTCGGTGCCGATCATGGATAGAACAAAGAGGTAGCCGGTGATAACGAAATGGACCGTCATTAGTTCATGCCCGACGTGTTCACGGAGGGCGAAGCCGAACGCGTCGGAGTAGTAAAAGAGAACGATGGATCCGGCGAAGTTGGCGGCAACGAACAAAGGGTGGGTCACGATGGCGGCCACCCGTGAATGGACCAGAACCATGATCCATTCCCTGGGGCCGCGGGAACTGTCATGCCGTGGGGCCAGTGTTCGAAGCGCGAGGGTGACCGGGGACCCGAGGACGAGGAACACCGGGACGACCATGGTTAGAGCCATGTGGTCCAGCATGTGGGCGCTGAACAGGACCCTGCCGTAGACAGACGGACCGCCTGAGGTGAAGAACACCAGTGCGGCCAGGCCGGTCAGCCACAGCAGCGACCGGGCCCAGGGCCAGGTGTCACCGCGGACCCGGAGGCGCCGCGCGGCCCGCAGATACAGATAAGCGCCGGTCACGGCCACGGCGATCCAGAGCCAGTCCGGCCGCCAGACGGTGAACCACCGCTCTGCAGTCAGCTCCGGGGGCAGCAGGTAGCCGGTGAGGATCTCTGCCGGCGTCAGGGCCGGCCGGATGTCCTCTCCCCCGGGCGGAGGCGTCCGGCTCAGGGCCGCGGCCAGGCCGCTGGCCGCGCCCATTATCAAAAGCTCCACGACGATGAAGCGCCACAGCAACCGGGTGTGCGTCCCGGGTCCGGGCTTCAGGGACAGCTGCGGGAGGATTCGTCGGCGGTGCAGTAAGCCGATGGCGCCCAAAACGAGGGCGGCAGCTGTCTTGCCCAGAAGGAGGACGCCGTAAGGCGAGGCCAGCCCCGCGGGGAGGTCGATGCGGATGGCGGCGTTGATGATGCCGGAGGCGACCACGAGGATGAAAGCGAAACCGGCCAGGGTAGAAAACCGTTCCAGGACCGCCGCGGTGTCCTTGCCAAAGGCAGTCCCTCCGACCGTCAGCGCAATCAGCCCACCCAGCCACAAGCACACCCCCACCAGATGAAGGCCCAGGGAGTTGATGGCCTGCTCGTGGTCGCTGCCGCCGGCAGCGTGCCCGATGAGGATCATTGGAAGGAGCCCGGCCAGGGACAGCAACGCCGCAGCGGCGAGTCCGCCGCGGGACCGGAGACCGAACGTGAGCGTCGATACCGACGCGGAAATGATGACCACCCACAGCCACGCTGTCCCTGTCGGCAACTCGGTGATGTAGGAGGCCAGCTGGGAGGCGTATTCGCTGCTGCCGGAGATGGGGATGCCGGTGATGTCGGAGAAACTGAAGACCAGGACGGCCATGGCGGACAGCGTCCAGAGCACGCTGGCCGTGGACGCCAGCACCATGATGCGGGTGAACGCGGGGTGCTCCACCGCCGCAGAGACCGGTCCCCTTCGGCCGGGGTTCCCGCGCCCCGGACCCCGCAGCGCCGGCGGGATGATGCAGGCAGCGAAAACGAGGGCGCCGATGGTTGCGGCGGCGGCGGTGTTCTGGAGAGTCTGGGCGATCCCGTAGCCCCAGCGCACCAGAGCTCCCGGGTCCCGGGTTTCCGGAGGCAGGGCGGCGCTGCCGTATGCACTGGCCGCCAGGACCGCCACCACCGCAATGACACCGGCAACGGCGAGCCACACCAACCGCGGCGAAACCGTCGGCGTGTTGGCAGAGGCGGGGGCTTTCAACGCCACAATGCATCCTCAAAGTCGTGGGTCCGGACTCGCTGCCGTGTACAGCCGCAGGCGGTGCCGGCGCACTGCCGGTCTCAACCAGATTATCTGTAGAGTTGTTCACACGTTAAACGGACGCCCGGGGTAGTCCCCCGCCGCGGAGTAAATGCGAAGCATTAGCATTAGAGGTAATCTTGACAAATGACCACAAGCTCACGGCCCCCGACACCTGCCGGCCAGGTCAGCGAATGCTCCCTCCGCCTGGTGGATGCCGACAAAGTCAAACAGGTCCGCTCCCGGATGCCCGCGGAGGCCGAGGTCGCGGACCTTGCCGTCATCTTCGGCTTGCTCTCGGATCCGGGACGGGTCCGGATCCTCATCGCCCTGCTCGAAGGCGAAATGTGCGTCTGCGATCTGGCCGCCACCACGGGCCTGAGCGAATCCGGCGTCTCACATGCCCTGAGGCTGCTGCGCGGACCACGCGTGGTGACCGTCCGGCGCGCCGGCAGGATGGCCTATTACTCGCTGGCGGACGCCCACGTCCGCATGCTCCTGGACCTGGGCCTGACACATGTCGGGCACACCGGGCAGGACAGACTGAAAATGGTCGCCGGACGCTAACGCACCCGGCACGCCGGATCCGGGTGCCGTGATGACGGAACCGGAAATCGACGGGCCCGTCTGGATCCCGACGCTGCCCCCTTCGCTGGCCGAATACTTGGCTCCCAACCTGCAGCCCATACCATTGATACCGGCTCTGGCCGCTCTCGGCGCGCTGCTGTATCTCGCCGGTGCCATAAGTCTCTGGCGGCAGGGTCGGCGCTGGTCGCCGGTCCGCACCGCATCCTTCCTAACCGGCTCCCTGGCCATCATCGTGGTCATGGGCGCCGGGATCGAAGGCTACGGGCTGCGGATGTTCTCAATCTTCATGTTCCAGCAGTTGACGCTGATGATGGCCGTGCCGCCGCTGCTGGTAATCGGCTCCCCCGGGACGCTGCTGTTGCGGGCTACACCTCACTTCGGGCCGGGCCGGGTGGTCCTGCGCGCCGCCATTTGGGGTCTCCGCTCCCGCTGGGGCCGGCTGGCGATCCACCCGGCCTTCATGGTGCCGCTGTTTCTGCTCAGCTTCTACGGCGTGTACTTCTCCGGTACTGCGGATCTCCTCCTGCCCAGCTGGTACGGGCACGTCGGACTCGAGTTGCTGTTCCTGGCCGCCGGTATATTGTTCACGGTTCCGCTGATCTCAGCGGACCCGCTGCCGACGCGCCAAAGCCATTTCGGCCGGATGATCGATATGTTCGCCGAAATGCCCCTGCACGCGTTCTTCGGCGTCGTCCTCATGATGGCCACCGCGCCGATGATCGACTTCTTCTCCACACCTCCCCCGCAATGGAACGTCAACCCCATGACGGACCAGGGAGTCGCCGGCGGCCTGGCCTGGTCCTACGGGGAACTGCCCGGGGTCCTGATGCTCATGTTCATCCTGGTCCGCTGGCAGCGGGATGAGGCCAAAGGCTGGGTCCG
The window above is part of the Arthrobacter sp. FB24 genome. Proteins encoded here:
- a CDS encoding cytochrome c oxidase assembly protein, which codes for MALKAPASANTPTVSPRLVWLAVAGVIAVVAVLAASAYGSAALPPETRDPGALVRWGYGIAQTLQNTAAAATIGALVFAACIIPPALRGPGRGNPGRRGPVSAAVEHPAFTRIMVLASTASVLWTLSAMAVLVFSFSDITGIPISGSSEYASQLASYITELPTGTAWLWVVIISASVSTLTFGLRSRGGLAAAALLSLAGLLPMILIGHAAGGSDHEQAINSLGLHLVGVCLWLGGLIALTVGGTAFGKDTAAVLERFSTLAGFAFILVVASGIINAAIRIDLPAGLASPYGVLLLGKTAAALVLGAIGLLHRRRILPQLSLKPGPGTHTRLLWRFIVVELLIMGAASGLAAALSRTPPPGGEDIRPALTPAEILTGYLLPPELTAERWFTVWRPDWLWIAVAVTGAYLYLRAARRLRVRGDTWPWARSLLWLTGLAALVFFTSGGPSVYGRVLFSAHMLDHMALTMVVPVFLVLGSPVTLALRTLAPRHDSSRGPREWIMVLVHSRVAAIVTHPLFVAANFAGSIVLFYYSDAFGFALREHVGHELMTVHFVITGYLFVLSMIGTDPVPRRAPYPLRLLLLLATMAFHAFFGVTLMGSTTLIQSDWFTGLGRDWGLPALEDQQMAGAITWGIGEIPTVLIALGVAVMWSRSDARETRRTDRAAARNNDADLTAYNAMLARLEERSTATDRTHDRAN
- a CDS encoding cation diffusion facilitator family transporter; this encodes MSGHDHDHGAAAAGNRSKLILVFVITFTVMIAEIIGSVLTGSLALLADAGHMFTDSTGLLIALIAASLALKPATAKRTWGYKRAEIIAAAGQAALLLGVGGFVIVEGIRRLIEPPEIGGGTMLWFGVIGLAGNAVGLIVLASGRNHNFNMKAAFLEVLNDALGSVAVIVAAIIIAVTGWVQADAVVSLLIGVLIIPRTLKLLRDTVNVLMENAPQGLDMALVREHILALPHVIDVHDLHASLVASGTPVLSAHVTVEDGCMTDGHAATILADLQSCVAEHFDVSVEHSTFQIEPAAHRDQESIHH
- a CDS encoding cytochrome c oxidase assembly protein, with product MTEPEIDGPVWIPTLPPSLAEYLAPNLQPIPLIPALAALGALLYLAGAISLWRQGRRWSPVRTASFLTGSLAIIVVMGAGIEGYGLRMFSIFMFQQLTLMMAVPPLLVIGSPGTLLLRATPHFGPGRVVLRAAIWGLRSRWGRLAIHPAFMVPLFLLSFYGVYFSGTADLLLPSWYGHVGLELLFLAAGILFTVPLISADPLPTRQSHFGRMIDMFAEMPLHAFFGVVLMMATAPMIDFFSTPPPQWNVNPMTDQGVAGGLAWSYGELPGVLMLMFILVRWQRDEAKGWVRSDRAATTEGTPELDAYNDYLQQLARRPERRR
- a CDS encoding ArsR/SmtB family transcription factor, yielding MTTSSRPPTPAGQVSECSLRLVDADKVKQVRSRMPAEAEVADLAVIFGLLSDPGRVRILIALLEGEMCVCDLAATTGLSESGVSHALRLLRGPRVVTVRRAGRMAYYSLADAHVRMLLDLGLTHVGHTGQDRLKMVAGR
- a CDS encoding ArsR/SmtB family transcription factor; its protein translation is MRILSTPDVLARFGKALADPTRAAILLELKSGPACPSELADRIGVSRQILSNHLACLRDCGLVAGDPAGRRVQYRLSDPRLVHALDDLLGTILTVDPICSCAEPDCPQDKPSPLTGQERMTKVGP